A single Streptomyces sannanensis DNA region contains:
- a CDS encoding TraR/DksA family transcriptional regulator has protein sequence MTLDTDRPGPRPERFIAPEVRQRLEHERNSRLAQLSAIEEAGPEAADDLMKAQKTSLKRVLKQIDTAFERLQDGSYGTCQDCAKPIPVERLEILPYTSCCVGCQRRTG, from the coding sequence ATGACGCTCGACACGGACCGCCCCGGCCCCCGTCCCGAACGCTTCATCGCGCCCGAGGTCCGTCAGCGCCTCGAGCACGAGCGCAACTCCCGGCTCGCCCAGCTCAGTGCGATCGAGGAGGCCGGGCCCGAGGCCGCCGACGACCTCATGAAGGCGCAGAAGACCTCCCTCAAGCGTGTGCTGAAGCAGATCGACACCGCCTTCGAGCGTCTCCAGGACGGCAGCTACGGGACCTGTCAGGACTGTGCCAAGCCCATCCCGGTCGAACGGCTGGAGATCCTGCCGTACACGAGCTGCTGCGTCGGCTGTCAGCGGCGTACCGGCTGA
- a CDS encoding ROK family transcriptional regulator — translation MRRQNLALVLATVAARSPLSRADVAGHTGLTRAAVSSLADELIGAGLLVEGESAPHGRVGRPGRALTLDPNGAAGLGLEIGITRLGACVVDLSGEVRLLETVPVDNRDRSPAEVFADLAALATAAARSAGDLGLRPAGTVMAVPGVLGPASGTIEHAPNLGWHGVALADHWPTGTPRPEIENEANLGGLAELWAGTDDETLVHVSAEAGIGAAIVIDGRLFRGARGYAGELGHVPVHPDGPLCPCGARGCLEQFAGVRAVLRDAGLRPGGRDPVTALTEAARAHDRRTLTALERAGAALGIALTSAVDLLDPSALVLGGAYGELADWLLPAMRSELAARVTVRPWDPLALRASSLGRRGPLLGAAELTVRRILRDPAGLWA, via the coding sequence ATGCGCCGCCAGAACCTGGCGCTGGTGCTCGCCACCGTCGCCGCACGGAGCCCGCTTTCGCGTGCCGACGTGGCCGGACACACCGGACTGACCCGAGCCGCGGTCTCCAGCCTGGCGGACGAGCTGATCGGAGCGGGCCTTCTGGTCGAGGGCGAGAGCGCGCCGCACGGCAGAGTCGGCCGCCCGGGCCGCGCACTGACACTTGACCCGAACGGAGCCGCGGGGCTCGGGCTGGAGATCGGGATCACCCGTCTCGGGGCCTGCGTCGTGGACCTGAGCGGCGAGGTCCGCCTCCTGGAGACCGTGCCGGTGGACAACCGGGACCGCTCACCGGCGGAGGTCTTCGCGGACCTGGCCGCGCTCGCCACGGCCGCCGCCCGCTCGGCCGGCGACCTCGGGCTGCGCCCGGCCGGCACCGTCATGGCCGTGCCCGGCGTTCTGGGGCCGGCTTCCGGCACGATCGAGCACGCGCCGAACCTCGGCTGGCACGGTGTCGCACTGGCCGACCACTGGCCGACCGGCACGCCGCGGCCGGAGATCGAGAACGAGGCCAACCTCGGTGGCCTGGCCGAGCTGTGGGCGGGGACCGACGACGAAACCCTGGTGCACGTCTCCGCCGAGGCGGGCATCGGCGCGGCAATAGTGATCGACGGACGGTTGTTCCGCGGGGCCCGCGGCTACGCCGGCGAACTCGGGCATGTACCCGTGCACCCCGACGGGCCGCTCTGCCCCTGCGGCGCGCGCGGCTGCCTGGAGCAGTTCGCCGGCGTCCGAGCCGTACTCCGCGACGCCGGACTGCGGCCGGGCGGGCGCGACCCGGTCACCGCCCTCACCGAGGCTGCCCGTGCACACGACAGACGCACGCTCACAGCGCTGGAACGGGCCGGGGCGGCGCTCGGGATCGCACTCACGTCCGCGGTCGATCTGCTCGACCCGTCCGCGCTCGTCCTCGGCGGAGCGTACGGGGAGTTGGCGGACTGGCTGTTGCCGGCCATGCGGTCGGAGCTCGCAGCCAGGGTGACGGTCCGCCCATGGGATCCGCTCGCACTGCGGGCCTCCTCGCTCGGCCGGCGTGGACCCCTCCTGGGGGCCGCCGAGCTGACGGTCCGTCGGATCCTGCGGGATCCCGCCGGGCTGTGGGCGTGA
- a CDS encoding TraR/DksA family transcriptional regulator, with product MKNQVVAANNAGLAPEDLATLRESLHEQRLFRLEQLRTDVHVRPTASARMVLTDVEAALDRMDQDRYGNCHLCTRPITLRRLKIVPQARYCTRCQQVRDAGR from the coding sequence GTGAAGAATCAGGTCGTCGCCGCCAACAACGCGGGCCTGGCCCCCGAGGACCTCGCCACACTGCGCGAGAGCCTGCATGAGCAGCGTCTCTTCCGCCTGGAGCAGCTTCGGACCGACGTCCACGTCCGGCCGACCGCCTCCGCCCGCATGGTCCTCACCGATGTGGAAGCGGCCCTGGATCGGATGGACCAGGACCGGTACGGCAACTGCCATCTGTGCACGCGCCCCATCACCCTGCGGCGACTGAAGATCGTGCCGCAGGCCCGCTACTGCACCCGCTGCCAGCAGGTCCGGGACGCGGGTCGGTGA
- a CDS encoding HAMP domain-containing sensor histidine kinase: protein MSLFWRIFGLNALVLGSATALLLWAPVTVSVPVLLTEAVILVGGLGIMLVANAALLRIGLAPLDRLAGLMTTVDLLRPGQRLPVPAQGGVAEVIRTFNDMLDRLEAERATSNARVLSAQESERRRIAQELHDEVGQSLTAVLLGLKRAADRAPEPLRAELQQAQEITRESLDEVRRLARRLRPGVLEDLGLVSALTSLTTDFATHTGLDVRRRFDADLPLLDRETELVLYRVAQEGLTNIARHAEAEHAELALHSTPTAVVLRIGDDGRGIGLAHEGAGIRGMRERALLVGATLDIEPGPAGGTCVSLSVPTAEKGA from the coding sequence GTGTCCTTGTTCTGGCGGATCTTCGGGCTCAACGCCCTGGTGCTCGGCTCGGCCACAGCGCTGTTGCTGTGGGCGCCGGTGACCGTCTCGGTGCCGGTGCTGCTCACCGAAGCCGTCATCCTGGTCGGTGGTCTGGGCATCATGCTGGTCGCCAATGCCGCCCTGCTGCGTATCGGACTGGCCCCGCTGGACCGGCTCGCCGGACTGATGACCACGGTGGACCTGCTCCGCCCCGGCCAGCGGCTGCCCGTGCCCGCCCAGGGCGGGGTCGCCGAGGTGATCCGCACCTTCAACGACATGCTCGACCGGCTGGAGGCCGAACGCGCCACCAGTAACGCCCGGGTCCTGTCCGCCCAGGAGTCCGAGCGGCGCCGTATAGCGCAGGAACTCCACGACGAGGTCGGCCAGAGCCTGACCGCGGTGCTGCTGGGGCTGAAGCGAGCGGCGGACCGGGCGCCCGAGCCCCTGCGCGCGGAGCTGCAGCAGGCGCAGGAGATCACACGTGAGAGCCTCGACGAAGTCCGCAGGCTCGCCCGCAGACTGCGCCCCGGTGTGCTGGAGGACCTCGGCCTGGTCAGCGCGCTGACGTCGTTGACCACCGATTTCGCCACCCATACCGGGCTGGACGTCAGGCGCCGGTTCGACGCGGACCTGCCGCTGTTGGACCGGGAGACGGAACTGGTGCTCTACCGCGTCGCCCAGGAAGGTCTGACCAACATCGCCCGCCACGCCGAGGCGGAACACGCCGAGCTGGCCCTGCACAGCACCCCCACCGCTGTGGTGCTGCGCATCGGCGACGACGGCCGCGGTATCGGGCTCGCCCACGAGGGCGCCGGCATCCGCGGCATGCGTGAACGCGCCCTGCTGGTGGGCGCCACGCTGGACATCGAACCCGGCCCGGCGGGCGGCACGTGTGTGTCCCTGTCGGTGCCCACCGCCGAGAAGGGCGCATGA